In Gambusia affinis linkage group LG20, SWU_Gaff_1.0, whole genome shotgun sequence, the genomic window TACATCACTAATGAGGAACAAGTGCAAGAGATTGAGGTACGGACCTCGAGTTTCTGTCCAAGGATTGGtcaaaaactcaacaaataTCGCACCACCCCACGCACTAATCACACGTGTGAAATCAACACGTTGGCCCCCcctttttggttgttgtttgttttctacttgCGTCTAATGGCAGGAACGGGATATCAATCCAACTGGATTCAGCACAATAAACCTGGCAAAATATGCAAGTAAAAAAGCTTGGACTACAACCACTGAGGATAAAAAGCAAGGTTCCTAGAAGGAGTGGTTTGATTTTGATGCAGTTTCGTCTGCCTGTAACCACCACAGATGAAATCACAAAAGACTAGAGGGCGCTCACCTTGACAGAAATGTGGCGTTACAGCCTTGAATTTCAACGTATTTTATAAGGATAAACCGACACAAAGTTGCGCACAACTGTGAAAGTTAAGTTATGTTTCTTCTATGATCCTTTTTGTACTAATAAAAACGCTGCATACATTTGTTATCAGTCCCCTTTAGCACGAAACTCCTAAGTAATATCCAGCGCGACCAACTACCTGCACAAGTTTGCTAATTTTAAGCTCattataaatccagctgttttgtgaaggaAATGTTAGAAAATTAGTGACCAAACAGCATCAGCAGACGGAGTACAAGTTCAAAGCAGGGTTAGGTTATGAGTCATTATCCTAACCAGGTCAAAATGTAGCATAAGACATGGGaactttaagtatttttttttcttttttgtagatACAAGAGTTTATTGATTTACTGCACTGATCAAATGAGGCCAAGATGTAACTTTTTGACACgtatccaaacaaaaaaaaaaaacccactgtaGATCCTCCGCGTCGTCCTCTGGCGGTGTTCAGAATCAAAATGCAATccacattttttagatttttattagtaaaaaatgttggtctgtcacatgaaaCCACTTCACCAAGAGGTACTTATATATTAGCAAGGCCCTCTCAGTGTTAGCATCACGAACTTAGCGACAGTTTTTTCTGCTTCTACGTCACCCCTCTCACACATCTTGCCTTTTTGCTCACATAAGAGCAGCCATGTTTGCTGGCAGTGCCtgagttgtgtttttaaatgttttaagttgacgttttagaaatggaaaaatgtgcCCAAGTCAAATTATCGCTGTTATTTCTGTCACGTCGGCATTTGTGTTTGGCTCCCTAGTACCTGACCAAGCAGCTGGAGGTCCTTCGGGACATGAACGAGCAACACGCCAAAGTGTACGAGCAGCTGGACGGCACGGCCAGGGAACTGGAGCGCACCAACCACACGCTGGTCAGGGACAGCAGAGCCTCGCAGCAAAAGATCGAGAGGTGTGAAGGACGGAGCGCTCGCCTGACCTGCTTTGATCATTCCTTTTTATTAGCCTTTAATGTAAAGCCACAGAAAGcttccaattaaaaaaaattgaaagttttTGCACTTCAGTTGTTTCATCCCAATTAAAGTGTCCAATAATGATTTCATTTCAAtagtgattaatctgattaagcGTTTCAGCCCTAAGCTGTGTGcccttgttgtttttcttctgcccCAGCTTGACGGGCACCATTGAGACTCTGCAGAACCAGGTGGAGTCTCTGTCGGCGCAGGTGGAGCAGCTCCGCTCGATGGAGCAGCTCCGAGTCAGGAGGGAGAAGAGGGAGCGACGCAAGACCATCCACTCGTTCCCGTGCCTGCGGGAGCTCTGCACCGCGCCCAGGTGGGTGTTTTCTGTACAATCAATAAACACATAAACCCCAGCGGGACAAAAAGAGTGAAACTCCAGTGGTTTTCCTGTCAGGTACGAGGATGAGTTTGTAGTGGGCCGGGCCGAGAGCTTCACGCTGGACGCCAAGAGTCAGCCGTGTGAGGAGGACAATCGGCACCTGAGGGAGGCGGTGTCGGCGCTGAGAGCCGCCGTCCGGACTGAGAGGGGTCGGAGGGAGGGGGTGGAGAAGGAGTGCAACCTCCTGATCGCAGAGTTCTCCCGGCTGCAGACGCGGGTGCAGGTAGAGAAGCGAAAcgattgctttttctttttttctttatcgaGCTGCTTTGCTCCACAAGCTAGCACAGCTGgcaagaaatgtaaatatttctgatgagaaaaagaccaaagaaagatctgcttttttttttttttttttgccagagcTAAGCGGTGAGTTCATCAgggtttctctctctttctctctgttttgctTCCTGACAGGACGCTGAGAGCTGCCAGGCTCGCGTGCgggagctggaggtggagctgcaggagctgcagcagctccgcCGCGCGCGGACTTTCCTCCTGAGCGGCGAGGACGACGGCGTCACCCTGACCCAGACCGTCCTCAGCATCACCCCGGAAACCGACACGTTCCTGGAAGCGGAGGAGGGCAACGCGGGCGGCGGCGGCGTGCGGGAGGAGACTGAGGGCGGAGGCGGCGTCGGAGGCGAGCAGCTGCCGGAGTCCAGCCCCGTGAGGAAAAGCTGCAGCGACACGGCGCTCAACGCCATCGTGGCGCGGGACGCGTCCGGCCATAGGAGAGGCAGCTATGCCCTCCACGCCAACAGCGTGAGGAAGAGGGGGATGTCCATCCTCAGGGAGGTGGACGAGCAGTACCACGCCCTGCTGGAGAAGTACGAGGAGCTGCTGGGGAAGTGCAGGCGGCACGAGGAGAGCCTGTGCCACGCCGGCGTCCAGACTTCCCGTCCCGTCTCCCGCGACCCGTCCATGAAAGACTGCGCCATGGGCCCCGTCCCGGCGCCTCCCCCGACGCCCACCCAGTCCCCCTCCACTCCCGAAGCCATGGAGAGCATCGGCAAGCAGGTGGAGGCGGTGGATAGGCGGCTGGGGCAGAACACTCCGGAGTACAAGGCTCTTTTTAAGGAGATCTTTTCGCGCATCCAGAAGACCAAAATGGACATCAAAGCTACC contains:
- the LOC122822988 gene encoding cerebellar degeneration-related protein 2-like; the encoded protein is MLSSGRMEEFVTEEEEPWYDQQDLEQDLHLAAELGKTLLERNKELEDSLQQMYITNEEQVQEIEYLTKQLEVLRDMNEQHAKVYEQLDGTARELERTNHTLVRDSRASQQKIESLTGTIETLQNQVESLSAQVEQLRSMEQLRVRREKRERRKTIHSFPCLRELCTAPRYEDEFVVGRAESFTLDAKSQPCEEDNRHLREAVSALRAAVRTERGRREGVEKECNLLIAEFSRLQTRVQDAESCQARVRELEVELQELQQLRRARTFLLSGEDDGVTLTQTVLSITPETDTFLEAEEGNAGGGGVREETEGGGGVGGEQLPESSPVRKSCSDTALNAIVARDASGHRRGSYALHANSVRKRGMSILREVDEQYHALLEKYEELLGKCRRHEESLCHAGVQTSRPVSRDPSMKDCAMGPVPAPPPTPTQSPSTPEAMESIGKQVEAVDRRLGQNTPEYKALFKEIFSRIQKTKMDIKATKAAKTSKSGKSGKSSKH